Genomic window (Helianthus annuus cultivar XRQ/B chromosome 3, HanXRQr2.0-SUNRISE, whole genome shotgun sequence):
ctttcaactttagtctcttatatacttttcatctttcataagttctctgtttaacgtgtcgttctaaatttccgagttaacacgccgcaacgtgtgTGTGAgattcaacgttttttcatctattttttcctgtttgacgtttccgtcgcagcgcgtctatttttccccatttgataggtctgtcgcaacgtgcgagtcagagatcgacttagttatttttttctcagttttacacacaggctcgtggtcatgtgagaaacatttgtCTTTCATCtaatctaacatgatatataactattgaatccccgccgcattgcgacgGGTGGTAAATCTAGTCTGCAATATTTACAAACCACAAGAACCAATCAAGCATTTAACtcataaaataaagaaaaatccTAGAAAacttttatataataaaataaagaaaaatccAAGAAAACGCTAGGAAGTTTGGTTGAAGAGTAGAAAGGGGAAGTTGCTCAATAGGTTTTGACGATCAATCATCTCAAAAATTGAAACTTTATCACTAAAACCCATTTACCCATTTCACGATAAAGAAGAAGATACCGGTTTTTCCTCGAAATGATACCCATCTGATTACGATCAAgaaacaaaaaccctaaaaacaggGTTTCTTTCAGTTTTACATATCCCCTGTTTATCTTATCTTTAACATATTGATGAAATGGGGTCGTCAACGACCGGAATATGTATTCCCCAGAAGTCAAAGTAAAGTTCTTTATGTTTCAGTAcattatatatgtatattaatctatctattttgtgtttatgtgtgcaGAATTTCTTTGTTGAtgtatcttcttcttcttcttttttttttttcaggaaAAGAGTGTTTCCAGGGAGTTCACCGGATAATGGGCCTATAAGTCACAAGAATAAGATGCTTAAACAAAATGAGGTAATAATGATATGATAATAAGATCAGTGTTGGTTTCTTGATTGTTTATTAGCTTGTTTAAGTGGTATGATcaagatgatttttttttttttttttttttaaggttttgaTATGATTTAGTAATTAGTAAGAAATGATGTGATAGGTGTCTTGATATAGACTTTATTCAGTTGATAAATGAAATATGTTCAGTAAAAAAAATTCATTCAAAGAGTACCTGGGAAACCAATTTCGCCTACCAAATATTTCAATAGAGTTTTCACAAGTTAACTAACTAATTGTTGTAGCTTTCTTTTTCAATACATCTGGTTCTATTTGTTTGTTTGTCTGTTGTGTGTTTGGAGTCGAGGGTCTCTCTAGAAGCTGTTGTGTGTTTGGAGTCGAGGGTCTCTCTAGAAGCAGCCCCTCTATCTCTAGGGATGGAGGTAAGGTTTGCCTACATCCCACTCTCCACAGACCCTACTAGTAGCTTTGCTacttgtgggatttactgggtatggttgttgtggCTGTATCATtcagggatgagcatttggtaccagTACCTATTTTTTTTTTTCGGGACCGGTAACGGTATTTTAGTTGATTTACCTTCAAATACTGGTACCGTACCGGTTATTTTCGGTACCCATTATTGCGGTTTTTAGGGTGTACGGTGTGGCATGCGGCAAGGGGCGGCAAACAagtttgccgatcggcaaacaccGGCGCCGACTATTTGGCGAGGCGGCAAAGCAAAGCAATCGGTGACAGGTTACCGATTCGGGAAGAAGATGATTGAGAGAGAGAGGGTattgtgggtggggtccattcctatctcaaccaatcacacttttttttttaaatagtttaccacttcaccaagtgtctaaaccattgccaacacttttcaccaaagtttaaacacttttgactgattgacatggcgcgctctgattggtcggttttttggtttgccactccaaagtgtttaaccactccctacacccttaGGGACCGGTATTTTAGGTACCGAGCCCATCCCAAATCATTCTTGATTTTAACCTTAGGGTGTATTCCTAGGATGCTTTGGTAATGATATCTTCAGGAACTATAGATGCGGTCCAGTCTTCAGAACAGGTCAAGTCAGATAAAAAGGGAAAGGTATAAATCTTGATTTTTCGTTGCTGCATTTTAGATGTATAACACTGTTACATCCACCATGACGGTTTTTCAATTATTAACACTTTGAGTTTTTCGTTTTCTTAGGGCGTTGTTACGTCATCAACACTTGGTGGTCCAATAGATATAGATTCAGATGACGATTCCCGTTACGGCAAAGATTATATAAATTCATCTTCCGATGAGTCTGAATCCGAGGATGACTATGCAGTTTTGCAGTCTCGTTTCGATAAAATTGATCTTCCTACCGGAGTAGAAGCTGCCATTCCACAGTTCTCGGGTTTGATCAAGACGAAAGACAAAATGAAGGTTCACGCTAAGCCGGCTAACGGTTCAAAAACCTCGGCAGGTTCAGGTCTGCGGGTACATAGGGGTGCAATGAAGGTTCATGCTGAGCCTGCCAACGGTTCAAAAACATCAGCAGGTTCGGGTCTGCGGGTACAAAGGGGCGCAATGAAGGTTAAATCTGTAAAGAAACCGGTCAAAACTCGACACCATAAAGGGTCCTCCGGTGCAGTAGGAGACAGTTCCAATAATAAGCATGACCGGTTAGAGCATGTCACTAATCATGGAGAAGTTATATCTATGGAAGATGAAACCGTCGTCCAAGATTCTGGCAACAATGACGTACTTAGGAAGTATCGAAACTTCAAAAAGTTTGATATTGTTGAGGATTATTCGGATCATCACTATTCAGGGTCAAGTTCAGCGACGATGGAGGCAAGTCTTGTTTTAATTGATTTTTTTAGAGTAAAGTAcgcagatggtccctgtggttaaccaaaattttggatttagtccctagcttttcaaaagtacatggatggtccctatggtttgcactttatAACGCCTTTAGTCCTCAACTTAtgccaaaagtacacggatggtccttaTGGTCTGCACTTTGTAACGAATTTAGTCCCCAACCTTTagtgactaaatgcgttacaaagtgctaaccacagggaccatccatgtacttttggcaaaagttggggcCTAAATGCGTTATAGAGTACAAACCAAAGGGACCATCCGTGGACTTTTGGAAAGCTcgggactaaatccaaaatttctGTTAACCACAGGGATCATCCGTGTACCTTACTCATTTTTATATGATTAATAAAACTTTGCAGCCACCGAGAAACTGGGCTAAAAAGATTCAAGAAGAATGGAGGATTCTCGAGAAAGACTTGCCTGGTCTGTTTTGCTAAATTTTGCAAGTTTTATGTTTTTACATTTCAGTTGATCTAACGTTTGTTATTTGGTTATAGATATGATATATGTTAGGGTTTATGAATCGAGGATGGATCTTTTAAGAGCGGTGATAATGGGACCTGAAGGGACGCCGTATCATGACGGTCTTTTTTTCTTTGATGTGTGCTTCCCTAAAACCTATCCTCATGATCCACCTGTATGTTTATTCTTTCTTTTTTTGacttgagtaaaatgccattttcgtccctgggGTTTGGCCAGtattgcgactttcgtccaaaggtttgtttttccgcatctggatccaaaaggtttgaaatcttgccatttttatccggctcgttaactccatccatttttctttgttaagtcaGGGATATTTTCGTATTTTTTTAACTTAAAGggtaattcggtctttttcactttatgtacaaacATTTAAGATACCCTTGTCCGTATCCGTTAGACCGAATTGCCCCTTAAGTTAACagaaaaagacggaaatacccttgacttaacagagaaaaatggacggagttcacgagccggatgaaaatggcaagatttcaaacgttttggatccagatgcggaaaaacaaacctttggacgaaaatcgcaaaacggaccaaaccttagggacgaaaatgcCATTTTACTCTTTTCACTTTATCAGTTTATCCTATGGTTTTATTTAAAGATCTAAAGGCTATTAATATTATACAATTCTTCTCAGCAAGTGCACTATCACTCTGGTGGCCTAAGAATTAATCCAAATCTTTATCACAATGGCAAAGTTTGCTTGAGCCTTCTAAACACTTGGGTTGGTTCGAAGAATGAGAAATGGACACCTGGCGTCTCAACTATGTTCCAAGTTTTGCTCTCTATACAGGGTCTGATTTTGAACGCGAAACCATATTTCAATGAACCTGGATATGAACGAACAAGCGGATCTGCTAGTGGAGAAAATAAATCACTGCAATACAATGAGCGCACTCTGGTTCTGTCACTCAAAACTATGGTTTACACTATGAGGAAACCACCCAAGGTATGCAACTGGCATTGTGTATAGCATGTTCCGGATGCTTCTTTTTGCtaatttgatgtttttggatGCAGCATTTTGAGGATTTGGTGATTGGGCATTTTTGTGATCGTGCACGAGGTATTCTGACAAGTTGTAATGCATATACGAAAGGTGTGAGAGTCGGGTGTGGTGTTGACATGGGTGAGCAAACGGGTTCACGGGGGTTTCGGAATGATGTGAAAGGGTACATGAAGACACTTGTAGAAGCATTTAAACAAATAGGAGTAGAGAATTTGGAGGAATTCTTGCCCCCAACTCAGAATTTTACTCAGAAAATAAGGGCCTTTTTGGGCTTTTAAAAGAGAGTTTGTGGGGAGCTGATTTGTGATCATGTAAATAACTTGGAAACTTGTCCCTTTTAACCCCTATTTTATGGTCTACCTTAGAAAGTATAGTATAGATAGAGTCCTTTGATGTTTAAAAAGCTTGGAGCTTTTGGAAGAGTTTATGCCTTTTAAGTTGAGGGTTTGggtttttcattaaaaaaaaagacTGATAATGTGTTGGATTCTTGATTATATGTTGGGCTTTATAAGTGGTATCTATTATGCAAACAATTTCTTAGATCTACTCTGTtaatagttaaaaaaaaaaaaaagaaatctttGCCGATGAACTTCTGGTGCATTGGCAACTCTATGACCTTCCAAAGTGGAGGTCATGGGTTCGAGTCTTACCCGGAGCGAAAATGTTCTGGCTTGAGCTAGATGTTTTACCACACTGGGCATTCGGACGGTGGGTTTCCTCTGGAATGGTGGCGGGCCAGTCACCAGCGCCGCTTGCGTTTGTGGGCTTGGGTGGCATTTTACCTTTGGGTTTACCGAGTGATCCGGCTTTTGTTggtcatttaaaaaaatatagttAAATGTTTTGATATAGTTTAGTACTTTGTTAAATGTGTCTTGAGCTTAGTTGGATggttgaattgtatttttaatgtTAACAACCTCCTAAACAGTTTTATTCGATTTGGATTAAGGTTCATGAGGTGGTAGTCTTTTTTTGGTATTTCTAGTTATGTAACTACTTTATGGTCTAGAATTTGGATagtataaataatatccaagttaTTATGTCGAGAGTTGAGGAAAATGATGGCATAGTGGACTTGGAAAATAACAAGCGACTTTTGAAAGAGTCTTTGTAGCTTTTAAGTCTTGTATTTTTGTCTTTGTGGAAAACTGGTAGGATGTTTATGTCTGTGAAATATAGTTTAAACTTTAATGATTCATATTGGGGGTTGGTTAT
Coding sequences:
- the LOC110900202 gene encoding putative ubiquitin-conjugating enzyme E2 38 isoform X1 — its product is MGSSTTGICIPQKSKKRVFPGSSPDNGPISHKNKMLKQNEDALVMISSGTIDAVQSSEQVKSDKKGKGVVTSSTLGGPIDIDSDDDSRYGKDYINSSSDESESEDDYAVLQSRFDKIDLPTGVEAAIPQFSGLIKTKDKMKVHAKPANGSKTSAGSGLRVHRGAMKVHAEPANGSKTSAGSGLRVQRGAMKVKSVKKPVKTRHHKGSSGAVGDSSNNKHDRLEHVTNHGEVISMEDETVVQDSGNNDVLRKYRNFKKFDIVEDYSDHHYSGSSSATMEPPRNWAKKIQEEWRILEKDLPDMIYVRVYESRMDLLRAVIMGPEGTPYHDGLFFFDVCFPKTYPHDPPQVHYHSGGLRINPNLYHNGKVCLSLLNTWVGSKNEKWTPGVSTMFQVLLSIQGLILNAKPYFNEPGYERTSGSASGENKSLQYNERTLVLSLKTMVYTMRKPPKHFEDLVIGHFCDRARGILTSCNAYTKGVRVGCGVDMGEQTGSRGFRNDVKGYMKTLVEAFKQIGVENLEEFLPPTQNFTQKIRAFLGF
- the LOC110900202 gene encoding putative ubiquitin-conjugating enzyme E2 38 isoform X2, with protein sequence MGSSTTGICIPQKSKKRVFPGSSPDNGPISHKNKMLKQNEGVVTSSTLGGPIDIDSDDDSRYGKDYINSSSDESESEDDYAVLQSRFDKIDLPTGVEAAIPQFSGLIKTKDKMKVHAKPANGSKTSAGSGLRVHRGAMKVHAEPANGSKTSAGSGLRVQRGAMKVKSVKKPVKTRHHKGSSGAVGDSSNNKHDRLEHVTNHGEVISMEDETVVQDSGNNDVLRKYRNFKKFDIVEDYSDHHYSGSSSATMEPPRNWAKKIQEEWRILEKDLPDMIYVRVYESRMDLLRAVIMGPEGTPYHDGLFFFDVCFPKTYPHDPPQVHYHSGGLRINPNLYHNGKVCLSLLNTWVGSKNEKWTPGVSTMFQVLLSIQGLILNAKPYFNEPGYERTSGSASGENKSLQYNERTLVLSLKTMVYTMRKPPKHFEDLVIGHFCDRARGILTSCNAYTKGVRVGCGVDMGEQTGSRGFRNDVKGYMKTLVEAFKQIGVENLEEFLPPTQNFTQKIRAFLGF